The proteins below are encoded in one region of Bosea sp. BIWAKO-01:
- a CDS encoding flagellar hook protein FlgE, whose amino-acid sequence MGVFSALTTAVSGMQAQSYALENISGNIANSRTAGFKRVDTTFSDLVPDSALNRQIAGSVASYSRATNTIQGDLQATRIDTNVAINGDGFFVVDQRQSGLGANTQFTNSNLYTRRGDFDFDANGYLVNGAGYYLKGLKIDAVTGQLVGTQPEVLRITKEQFPAKATTSIEYRANIPAYPGTTNAKTTVPGSELLKATGYTSNPLSTTAGGTGLVTGADVTRFLSDSIAGGSVTVYDALGKATSVELRWAKTTNAAPAQVGPPAVPATTDTWNLFVAENTGATGAAVAYRNANIDITFGPTGQMTNPAGGNITLPSMTIAGTAISGINLTTGGNGLTQNGDVSGQIDARSIRQDGYTAGTLDRVSVSAEGQVIGTFSNGQVVAMAQLSVARFNAGNALKRLDGGAFEETIESGPPIIGLGTSQLIGGNVEQSNTDIADEFSKMIVTQQAYSANTKVISTAQEMLRDVFSIIR is encoded by the coding sequence ATGGGTGTCTTCAGCGCGCTGACGACGGCAGTTTCGGGCATGCAGGCGCAGTCCTATGCGCTCGAGAATATCTCAGGCAACATCGCGAATTCGAGGACGGCCGGCTTCAAGCGTGTCGATACGACGTTCTCGGATCTGGTCCCGGATTCGGCTCTCAATCGCCAGATCGCTGGCTCTGTCGCGTCCTATAGCCGCGCGACCAACACGATCCAGGGCGATCTCCAGGCCACGCGCATCGACACCAATGTGGCGATCAACGGCGATGGCTTCTTTGTCGTCGACCAGCGCCAGAGCGGATTGGGGGCCAATACCCAGTTCACCAACAGCAACCTCTATACCCGCCGCGGCGATTTCGACTTCGATGCCAATGGGTATCTCGTGAATGGCGCGGGCTACTATCTGAAGGGGCTGAAGATCGACGCCGTCACGGGCCAGTTGGTCGGCACACAGCCCGAGGTTCTGCGGATCACCAAGGAGCAGTTCCCGGCCAAGGCGACGACCTCGATTGAATATCGCGCCAATATCCCGGCCTATCCCGGCACGACGAACGCGAAGACCACCGTGCCGGGTTCCGAGCTGCTGAAGGCCACGGGTTACACCTCCAATCCGCTGTCCACGACCGCCGGCGGAACCGGTCTCGTGACCGGCGCCGACGTGACCCGATTCCTGAGCGATTCCATCGCCGGCGGCTCCGTCACCGTCTATGACGCGCTAGGCAAGGCGACGAGCGTCGAACTGCGCTGGGCCAAGACCACGAATGCGGCGCCGGCCCAGGTCGGGCCGCCGGCCGTTCCGGCGACCACCGACACCTGGAACCTGTTCGTCGCCGAGAATACCGGAGCGACCGGCGCCGCGGTGGCCTATCGCAATGCCAATATCGACATCACCTTCGGCCCCACCGGCCAGATGACGAACCCTGCGGGCGGCAACATCACGCTGCCGAGCATGACGATTGCGGGCACCGCGATCTCCGGCATCAACCTCACGACCGGCGGCAATGGTCTGACCCAGAACGGCGATGTCAGCGGCCAGATCGACGCGCGCAGCATCCGCCAGGACGGCTATACGGCCGGCACGCTCGACCGCGTCTCGGTTTCGGCCGAAGGCCAGGTGATCGGCACGTTCAGTAACGGCCAGGTCGTCGCAATGGCCCAGCTTTCGGTGGCTCGCTTTAACGCCGGCAACGCCCTGAAGCGCCTTGACGGTGGCGCCTTCGAGGAAACGATCGAATCCGGTCCGCCGATCATCGGTCTGGGTACGTCGCAGCTCATTGGCGGCAATGTCGAGCAATCCAACACCGACATCGCCGACGAGTTCTCGAAAATGATCGTCACCCAGCAGGCCTATTCGGCCAACACCAAGGTGATCAGCACGGCGCAGGAAATGCTGCGCGACGTGTTCAGCATCATCCGCTGA
- a CDS encoding YcjF family protein gives MNKAPRAVRLDATVPGEDGPRMTTGVAVLPESEPLDPAEPAVVPIASRKGFSWGSVFVAGLSAFLTLSIGVWAERTITSLMNESPVLGYAALASAAVAVLALLVMLGKVLRDILRERRVESLRLRATAVLAGGSLDEAKAITGELQRLYATRPETAKSRAELADSLPQLFAPHDVLTVAERSLMTPLDAAAQAQIALAARRVSLVTAVSPRALIDIVFVLVACARLLRAIAGIYAGRPGTLGLLRLARQVLGHLVVTGGIAAGDALVQQVVGQGLAARLSAKLGEGVLNGLLTARVGLAALAVCRPLPFIEAKPPTLSDVASDLPSWRGTASS, from the coding sequence ATGAACAAGGCTCCCCGCGCCGTTCGTCTCGATGCCACCGTGCCGGGCGAGGACGGTCCACGCATGACGACGGGTGTCGCGGTCCTGCCCGAAAGCGAACCGCTCGACCCGGCCGAGCCGGCCGTCGTTCCGATTGCGAGCCGTAAGGGCTTCAGCTGGGGCAGCGTGTTCGTTGCGGGTCTATCTGCCTTCCTGACACTCTCGATCGGCGTCTGGGCCGAGCGGACCATCACCTCGCTGATGAATGAGAGCCCGGTGCTGGGTTATGCGGCATTGGCCTCGGCGGCGGTCGCCGTGCTCGCACTTCTGGTGATGCTGGGCAAGGTTCTGCGCGACATCCTGCGCGAGCGGCGCGTCGAGTCCTTGCGGCTGCGTGCCACGGCGGTGCTTGCTGGTGGCAGTCTCGACGAAGCCAAGGCGATCACCGGCGAACTCCAGCGCCTTTATGCGACGCGACCGGAGACCGCAAAGAGCCGGGCGGAGCTGGCGGACAGCCTGCCCCAGCTCTTTGCGCCGCATGATGTTCTGACGGTCGCAGAGCGGAGCCTGATGACGCCGCTCGATGCGGCGGCGCAGGCGCAGATCGCGCTGGCTGCGCGCCGGGTCTCGCTGGTCACCGCCGTCAGCCCGCGGGCCCTGATCGATATCGTCTTCGTACTTGTGGCCTGCGCCAGATTGCTGCGGGCGATCGCCGGCATCTATGCCGGCCGCCCCGGGACGCTGGGTCTGCTGCGGCTGGCGCGGCAGGTGCTCGGCCACCTGGTCGTGACAGGCGGCATCGCGGCCGGTGACGCGCTGGTTCAGCAGGTGGTCGGACAGGGGCTCGCCGCTCGGCTTTCGGCCAAGCTCGGGGAGGGCGTGCTCAATGGCCTGCTGACGGCGCGCGTCGGGCTCGCTGCGCTTGCCGTCTGCCGGCCCCTGCCATTCATCGAAGCCAAGCCACCCACCCTGTCGGATGTGGCCAGCGACCTTCCGTCTTGGCGCGGCACGGCTTCCAGTTGA
- the flgK gene encoding flagellar hook-associated protein FlgK has product MGLSTSLGTAISGLHVTQTGIGVVSQNVANAGVAGYVRRVVSTSDTLSGATIGTSSTAVQRLLDKIVQHQLWQESAGAAYTSTRADALSNLDKLFGAPGSATALDSVYSSFTTSLQALKNDPSSYTNRTAVLDAASQLANRLNGLSAGVQAERTQAETKIGGAVNQINQLLDSLTSVNARIVQGQSDQATAGLKDQRDRIVSELSQYMDIKTSEDARGSLSIVTGSGAQIFDGRPAVKFSFDGRSALGPESQWSPNGATRGVGTITMTDNSGNQIDAIANKVFRSGEIAANLELRDKTLVQMQAQLDEMAAQLSSALSDREIAGTAVTAGAASGFDVDLAGLQSGNSVTLDYQVTPGGATRRFTFVRVESGASLPLPASASGDANNTVVGIDFSGGPASVAAQIQAAIGGGFTVSNTGSMLRIVDDGAGNTRDVLGLTARPTTTSLSGANGSPELPFFVDAGNGNGAYTGSFEGKSQAVGFASRITINPGLIADRSKLVVFNTTPATPQGDATRPQMLLDRLTKGLRSVTNAVSLDGSTATSNITVSNFVQRVVASQGQAVENAKRLDEGQQVALASVQSRFAETSQVNVDQEMATLIELQNAYAANARIISTVKEMMDMLMRV; this is encoded by the coding sequence ATGGGTCTGAGCACTTCCCTGGGTACTGCGATTTCCGGCCTGCATGTCACGCAGACCGGTATCGGCGTCGTTTCGCAGAATGTCGCCAATGCCGGCGTCGCCGGCTATGTCCGGCGCGTCGTCAGCACCTCCGATACGCTCAGTGGCGCGACGATCGGCACGTCGAGCACGGCCGTTCAGCGCCTGCTCGACAAGATCGTCCAGCATCAACTCTGGCAGGAAAGTGCCGGCGCTGCCTACACTTCGACACGGGCGGATGCGCTCTCGAACCTCGACAAGCTCTTCGGCGCGCCGGGAAGTGCGACGGCACTGGATTCGGTCTACAGCTCCTTCACCACCTCGCTCCAGGCGCTGAAGAACGATCCGTCATCCTATACCAACCGCACGGCCGTGCTCGATGCAGCAAGCCAGCTCGCGAACCGCCTGAACGGGCTGTCGGCCGGCGTTCAGGCTGAACGCACCCAGGCCGAGACGAAGATCGGCGGTGCCGTCAACCAGATCAACCAGCTGCTGGACTCGCTAACCAGCGTCAATGCCCGGATCGTGCAGGGGCAGAGCGACCAGGCTACAGCAGGACTGAAGGACCAGCGCGACCGGATCGTCTCCGAACTCTCGCAATACATGGACATCAAGACCAGCGAGGATGCGCGCGGCTCGCTCAGCATCGTCACCGGATCAGGTGCTCAGATTTTCGACGGCCGCCCGGCGGTGAAGTTCAGCTTCGACGGCCGCTCCGCGCTTGGCCCGGAATCGCAATGGAGCCCCAACGGGGCGACGCGTGGTGTCGGCACCATCACGATGACCGACAATTCCGGCAACCAGATCGACGCGATCGCCAACAAGGTGTTCCGGTCGGGCGAGATCGCGGCCAATCTCGAGCTTCGCGACAAGACGCTGGTGCAGATGCAGGCCCAGCTCGACGAGATGGCCGCGCAGCTCTCGAGCGCCTTGTCTGATCGGGAGATCGCGGGAACGGCCGTTACTGCAGGCGCGGCCTCGGGCTTCGATGTCGACCTCGCCGGGCTTCAGTCCGGCAATAGCGTGACGCTCGACTACCAGGTCACCCCCGGTGGGGCGACGCGGCGTTTCACCTTCGTTCGCGTGGAATCCGGTGCGTCGCTGCCGCTGCCCGCATCAGCAAGCGGCGATGCCAACAACACCGTGGTCGGCATCGATTTCTCGGGCGGCCCGGCGTCTGTCGCGGCCCAGATCCAGGCCGCGATCGGCGGTGGGTTCACGGTTTCGAATACCGGTTCGATGCTGCGCATCGTGGACGATGGCGCGGGCAATACCCGCGACGTGCTCGGCCTGACCGCGCGCCCGACTACGACAAGCCTGTCGGGGGCCAACGGATCGCCCGAATTGCCCTTCTTCGTCGATGCCGGGAACGGCAATGGCGCCTATACCGGCTCGTTCGAGGGCAAGTCCCAGGCTGTGGGTTTTGCCAGTCGTATCACGATCAATCCTGGCCTGATCGCAGACCGCTCGAAGCTCGTCGTCTTCAACACCACGCCCGCGACGCCGCAGGGCGACGCGACCCGGCCGCAGATGCTGCTCGACCGGCTGACCAAGGGCCTGCGGAGCGTCACCAACGCGGTCTCGCTCGACGGTTCGACGGCGACCTCCAACATCACCGTCTCGAACTTCGTGCAGCGCGTTGTCGCCTCGCAGGGGCAGGCAGTCGAAAACGCCAAACGCCTCGATGAAGGCCAGCAGGTGGCGCTCGCCTCGGTGCAGAGCCGCTTCGCCGAGACCTCGCAGGTCAATGTCGATCAGGAAATGGCGACGCTGATCGAGCTGCAAAACGCCTATGCCGCCAATGCCCGCATCATCTCCACCGTGAAGGAGATGATGGACATGCTGATGAGAGTCTGA